The genome window CGAAGCGGACCGGCACCTACGACGACCCGCTCCTGCGCGCCGACCTCACCCGCGCCCGCATCGGCCTGCGCGTCCTGCGGGCCCACGCCCTGCGGACGCTGGGTCAGGCGGCCGGCCCCGAAGTCGCCGTCGGCAAGCTCCTGTGGGCGCAGTGGCACCGGGGCCTGGGCGAGCTGGCCATGCGTGCCCGCGGAGCGCGTTCGCTGACCTCGGCGACCGCCGAGCTGGACGAGTGGCAGCGGCTGTACCTGTTCACCCGCGCCGACACCATTTACGGCGGTTCGGACGAAATCGAACGGAACATCATCGCCGAGCGCGTCCTCGGCCTGCCCCGGGAGGCCCGCCCGTGATCCCCCCGTACCCACCCGGCCACGACCTGCTGTCCGGCAAGGTCGTCGTGGTCACCGCGGCCGCCGGCACCGGCATCGGCTCCGCCGTGGCCAAGCGCTGCCTGGAGGAAGGCGCGCAGGTCGTCATCAGCGACTGGCACGAGCGGCGCCTGAAGGAGAAGGCCGCGGAACTGGGCGAAGTGCACGCGATCGCGTGCGACGTCACGCAGGAAGAGCAGGTCCAGGCGCTCATCGACGGCGCCGCGGCGCACTACGGGCGCGTCGACGTCCTGATCAACAACGCCGGGCTCGGCGGCACGAAGTCCGTGCTGGAGATGACCGACGACGAGTGGTCCCGCGTTCTCGACATCACCCTTACCGGGACGTTCCGCTGCACGCGAGCGGCGCTGAAGCAGTTCGTCGCCCAGGGTGGCGGCGGCGCGATCGTCAACAACGCGTCGGTGATCGGCTGGCGCGCCCAGGCCGGGCAGGCCCACTACGCCGCCGCGAAAGCCGGGGTCATGGCGTTGACCCGCTGCTCCGCGCTGGACGCCGCCGAACACCACGTCCGGATCAACGCCGTCGCCCCCAGCCTCGCGATGCACCCGTTCCTCGCCAAGGTCACCAGCGACGAGCTCCTCGAAGACCTCACGAAACGCGAAGCCTTCGGCCGCGCGGCCGAGCCGTGGGAAGTCGCCAACGTCATGGTCTTCCTCGCCAGCGACTACGCCAGTTACCTGACCGGTGAAGTCATCTCCGTCAGCAGCCAGCACCCCTAGGAGCGCCCGTGCCCGAAGCCTTCCTCCTCGACGCGGTCCGCACCCCCGTCGGCCGGCGCGGCGGCGCCCTGTCCGCGTGGCACTCCGCCGACCTCGGCGCGCACGTCATCCAGGCGGTCGTCGACCGCGCGGGGGTCGACCCGGACCTCGTCGACGACGTCATCCTCGGCTGCACCGACACCCTCGGCCCGCAGTCGGGCAACATCGCGCGCACGGCGTGGCTGGCCGCGGGGTTCGGCGACCACGTACCCGGGGTGACCGTCGACCGGCAGTGCGGGTCGAGCCAGCAGGCCGTCCACTTCGCCGCGCAGGCCGTGCTGTCGGGGACGCAGGACCTGGTGCTGGCCGGCGGCGTGCAGAACA of Amycolatopsis solani contains these proteins:
- a CDS encoding SDR family oxidoreductase, with the protein product MIPPYPPGHDLLSGKVVVVTAAAGTGIGSAVAKRCLEEGAQVVISDWHERRLKEKAAELGEVHAIACDVTQEEQVQALIDGAAAHYGRVDVLINNAGLGGTKSVLEMTDDEWSRVLDITLTGTFRCTRAALKQFVAQGGGGAIVNNASVIGWRAQAGQAHYAAAKAGVMALTRCSALDAAEHHVRINAVAPSLAMHPFLAKVTSDELLEDLTKREAFGRAAEPWEVANVMVFLASDYASYLTGEVISVSSQHP